The Croceibacterium sp. TMG7-5b_MA50 genome segment ATGCGATCGCGCATACCCTCCAGCTCCGCCAGCCAGTCGGCGGTCAGCGCCTCGTCCTCCAGCACCAGCCGCACGGCGGCGGCGCCGTGATCGGGCGGCATGGACCACGCGGCGCGCGCCAGGGCATAGCCGTTGCTGGTGGTGCGGGTGACGCTGTCCGCATCCTCCCCCTGCCAGTAGAGCGCGCCGACACGGTCGCGATAGAGGCCGAAATTCTTGTCGCAACTATAGGCGACCAGCGCCTCCGCCACGGCGGCGAGCACGGCGCGGGCGCCGTAGGCGTCCTCCTCCATGCCGGCGCCCAGCCCCTGATAGGCGAGGTCGACGATCGGCAGCACGGTGCCGGCGGCCAGCGCCGCGACGATCCGGTCCCATTCCGCGGGCGTGTAGTCCACACCGGTCGGGTTGTGGCAGCAGCCGTGCAGCAGCACCGCGGCGCCCTCTCCAGCATCGCCCAGCGCCGCCAGCAATGCGTCCACATCGGCGACGCCGTCGGGCGTGGCATGGTTGAAGGCGACCAGTTCCAGGCCGAGGTCGGCCACGATTTGCGCGTGGTTAGGCCAGGACGGCGTGCCCATCAGCACCCGCGTCACGCCGGCCCGCTTCGCCAGCGCCAGCGCCAGCCGCACAGCGCCGGTGCCGCCCGGCGTCTGCATGCCGCCCAGCAGCGGGCTGTCGTGCCGGTCGCCGAAGATATAGGGCATCAGCCGGTGGACGAAGCCCATGTCGCCTTCCGGGCCGAGATAGGACTTGCTGTCCTGCCGCTCCACCAGCAGGCGTTCCGCCGCCTTGATCGCGCCGAACACCGGCGTCGCGCCGCTTTCCGTGCGGAACACGCCCACGCCGAGGTCGATCTTGTCGGGCGCGGGATCGGCGTCGTACAGCTTGATCAGCGCCAGCAGCGCATCGGGCGGTTGTTGAGTCAGACGGTTCAGCATAGCGGGTGCGCCCATGCCCCCCGCAAACGTCGTGGGCAACCGCTTTATTGCGTGATGGCGCCGCCGCACGCCATCAGAACGGCACCCAGGTCTGATCCTCGGTAAATTTCATGTAGCCGACATTGACCCCGGCCCGCAGGCCCGCACCGACGCGGATCGGGATCAGCACCGTGTTCCCCTTGCGCAGGTAGGACGCGGTGAAGCCGCCCACGAAATAGGCCTGCCCCTCGCCCGCCGGGAAGCGACCATACAGTTCGTCCGTGTCGAACAGGTTGTAGACGAGCACGAAGGTATTGCCGGCATTCGCGCCCGCGTCGAACCCGACGGACGGGCCGGTCCAGTATACGTCACGCTCCCCCTCCACCTTGTGGAACAGCTTGCCCGAGCCATAGCGCGCGCCGACGATGAAGGCGGCGCTTGCCTCCCGCCCGACGATGTAGGCGTTGGGCTGGCCCTGCTTCTTCAGGATGTCCTGCATCATCCGGGCGAGCCCTTCCGCACCCTGGCCGAACAGCCCTTCGGCCGCGCCGATCAGGTCGTCTTCCTGATAGGTGTCGGCCGGATCGGCGGCTGCCCGTGGCGCGGCAGCGGCAGGCGCGGCGTAGGGATCGACCGTGGTGGCCGGCGGCTGCTGCACCGGAGGCGTCGGCACCGTGCCGTCGGCCGGCGCCAGTTCCCCGCCATTGTAGGCGGGCGGCGGGGCCGCGTTGCCGTCCAGATCGCCGTCGATCGCGGCATCGGGATCAATCGTGGTCACGCCTTGCGCCGCGGCGGGCAGTGGCGCGACCAGCAGGGCCGCCAGCGCCAGGACGGCGCCCCATGGCCGCCCGCGAAGGATCGAATTTGCAAGCATCGGACCTGTACCCATCCCGGTGATTTCATGAACCGGCAGCATCAAAGCCGCCCGGCCGTTAAGCCGCCCTGAACATTCTTGTCCGCGAAAGCTACCCCGCTGCGGCCAGCAGCGTCTCCGCACAGGCCTGCACATGTTCGGCGATCAGGCGAAACGCGCTGTCCATGCTGGATTGCCGCCGCCAGGCGAGCGCGAGCGAGCGGTGCCGCTGCCACCCGGTGACCTTCAGCACGGCCAGTCCCTCCCGCCCACCCGCCGGGGAGCGCAGGTACAGGCCGGGCAGGACCGTCAGGCCAAAGCCGCTGGCGACCATCTGGTGCAGGCTGTCGAGGCTGGTGCCGTAATAATCGGGCACGACCACCATGTCGTGGGCCGCGGCGATGTCGGTCACCTGCTGCGACAGGTGGTGTCGGGGGTCGAGCGTCAGCATGGCGGCGCCCGCCAGTGCCTCCGCCGGCAGTTCCGCGCCGCTCGCCAGTGGATGATCCGCCGCCGCGACCAGGTACAGCGGCTCGCGCACCAGCGGCTCCACCTCCAGCGCGTCGCCCGACATCGGCAGCGGCCCCAGCACGACGTCGATCGTGCCGCGCGGCAGGCCCAGCAGGTGGTCTTCCGGAATGCCTTCGCGCACATGCAGCCGCAGGCCGGGCGCGACGCGGTGCAGTTCCGCGATGATCGGCGACAGCAGGTAGGGCCCGATGGTGGAGGTGGTGCCCAGCCGCAGCGTGCCGGTCAGCGCGTCCTGCGCATCGTCCGCCAGCGCCCTGATCTCCCGCGCGTCGCGCAGCATGCGGCGGGCAGTGATGACGATCGAACGGCCGATGGGGGTCAGCACCGCGCCCATCGGCCCGCGGTCCAGCAGCCGCACCCCCAGCCGATCCTCCAGCGCGCGGACCTGCTGGCTCAGCGTGGGTTGCGACACCTGCGCCAGCCGCGCCGCCTCCACGAAGGATTGTGTGTCGGCCAGGGTGACGAGGTATTCCAGTTGCCGCAGAGTAGGCATCGTTCGCCTTTATAACCATATAGGATGACCGGCTGGCAACCACCCACAAGCGGTCAAGTTGCTCAACCGACGGGACAAATCGCCCGGTTGACGGCAGAGCGGGGTCGACGGCCATGGTTGCAGGGCCGATCGGGCGGCGCGAGGCGGTGACAGTGCCGCAGGCAGACGCTAAGGCTCCTGATCATGGAAGCTGACACGGAACGGCAGAACCTCGCCAAGGCGGAAGTGCTGATCGAGGCGCTGCCTTACCTGCAACGCTATGCCGGGCGCAGCTTCGTGGTGAAGTATGGCGGGCATGCGATGGGCGATCCCGCCATGGCGCGCGCCTTCGCGCATGACATCGTGCTGCTGAAGACGGTCGGCATCAACCCGGTGGTCGTGCATGGCGGCGGCCCGCAGATCGGCGCCATGCTGCAAAAGCTTGGTGTGGAGACGCGCTTCATCGACGGCCTGCGCGTGACCGACCGCGCCACGGCGGAAGTGGCGGAGATGGTCCTGTCCGGCGCCATCAACAAGGAACTGGTCGGCTGGATCGCGCGCGCCGGGGGCAAGGCGCTGGGCTTGTCGGGCAAGGACGGCAACCTGGTGACTGCAGCCAAGCTGACGCGCACCTCCATCGATCCCGACAGCCTGATCGAACAGGCGATCGACCTCGGCTTCGTGGGGGAGCCGTGCGAGGTCGACACCACCATCCTGGAAACCGCCAGCCAAGCGGGCATGATCCCGATCGTCGCCCCGATCGGCGCGGGCGTGGACGGGGAGACGTACAACATCAATGCCGACACCATGGCGGGCGCGCTGGCCGCGGCACTGGGTGCGGCGCGGTTGTTCCTGTTGACCGACGTGGCGGGCGTGCTGGACGCGAACAAGCAGCTGGTGACCGACCTGACGCCGGCGGACATCAGCCGCCTCACGGCGGAAGGGGCGATCAGCGGCGGCATGATCCCGAAGCTGGAAACCTGCGTCCACGCGGTGAGCGCCGGGTGCGAGGCGGCGGTGGTGCTGGACGGCCGCGTGCCCCATGCCATGCTGCTGGAATTCTTCACCAGCCGCGGCGCGGGCACGCTGATCCGCGCCGCGCGGGAGGCATAAGCGCCATGAAGCACCTTGCCTTGGCCACCCTCCCGCTGCTGCTCGCCGCTTGTGGGGGTGAGGCGCCGGTGCCCGACGACAACCCGATGGAGGAAGCCGCCCATTCCGACCCGCTCGCCATTCCGGTTACGTTGCCGCCACAGGTAGCGGACTTCCCCGCGCTCTCCAGCCGTACCTGCATCGATGTTGTCCGCTTCTATGGCGAAGCGTTGGCCGCCGGGCAGTTCGCGGGCGCCGCCCTCGCCTGGGCCGATCCGGTGATCGATGGCGAGCGGCTGCGCAGCCTGCTGGCGGGGTACGAGCGGCCGAGCTTCACCTGGGGACAGCCGGGCGAGGA includes the following:
- a CDS encoding aromatic amino acid transaminase translates to MLNRLTQQPPDALLALIKLYDADPAPDKIDLGVGVFRTESGATPVFGAIKAAERLLVERQDSKSYLGPEGDMGFVHRLMPYIFGDRHDSPLLGGMQTPGGTGAVRLALALAKRAGVTRVLMGTPSWPNHAQIVADLGLELVAFNHATPDGVADVDALLAALGDAGEGAAVLLHGCCHNPTGVDYTPAEWDRIVAALAAGTVLPIVDLAYQGLGAGMEEDAYGARAVLAAVAEALVAYSCDKNFGLYRDRVGALYWQGEDADSVTRTTSNGYALARAAWSMPPDHGAAAVRLVLEDEALTADWLAELEGMRDRIRSVRQALAAHGTAGSLDLTPYGRQQGMFAMLPLTPAEIAALRADHSIYMAGSGRINIAGLTPGNIDKFTGALAAVTQTVVA
- a CDS encoding DUF1134 domain-containing protein; amino-acid sequence: MLANSILRGRPWGAVLALAALLVAPLPAAAQGVTTIDPDAAIDGDLDGNAAPPPAYNGGELAPADGTVPTPPVQQPPATTVDPYAAPAAAAPRAAADPADTYQEDDLIGAAEGLFGQGAEGLARMMQDILKKQGQPNAYIVGREASAAFIVGARYGSGKLFHKVEGERDVYWTGPSVGFDAGANAGNTFVLVYNLFDTDELYGRFPAGEGQAYFVGGFTASYLRKGNTVLIPIRVGAGLRAGVNVGYMKFTEDQTWVPF
- a CDS encoding hydrogen peroxide-inducible genes activator — its product is MPTLRQLEYLVTLADTQSFVEAARLAQVSQPTLSQQVRALEDRLGVRLLDRGPMGAVLTPIGRSIVITARRMLRDAREIRALADDAQDALTGTLRLGTTSTIGPYLLSPIIAELHRVAPGLRLHVREGIPEDHLLGLPRGTIDVVLGPLPMSGDALEVEPLVREPLYLVAAADHPLASGAELPAEALAGAAMLTLDPRHHLSQQVTDIAAAHDMVVVPDYYGTSLDSLHQMVASGFGLTVLPGLYLRSPAGGREGLAVLKVTGWQRHRSLALAWRRQSSMDSAFRLIAEHVQACAETLLAAAG
- the argB gene encoding acetylglutamate kinase yields the protein MEADTERQNLAKAEVLIEALPYLQRYAGRSFVVKYGGHAMGDPAMARAFAHDIVLLKTVGINPVVVHGGGPQIGAMLQKLGVETRFIDGLRVTDRATAEVAEMVLSGAINKELVGWIARAGGKALGLSGKDGNLVTAAKLTRTSIDPDSLIEQAIDLGFVGEPCEVDTTILETASQAGMIPIVAPIGAGVDGETYNINADTMAGALAAALGAARLFLLTDVAGVLDANKQLVTDLTPADISRLTAEGAISGGMIPKLETCVHAVSAGCEAAVVLDGRVPHAMLLEFFTSRGAGTLIRAAREA